A region of Ochotona princeps isolate mOchPri1 chromosome 2, mOchPri1.hap1, whole genome shotgun sequence DNA encodes the following proteins:
- the LOC105942059 gene encoding neuroblastoma breakpoint family member 6-like protein isoform X3, protein MTATTISMAACSSAPTHPRIEMNLLEYQVLCSQLDNTQQELEDLKEKLLASEPTAYALDKQLQKHQCEPYKVIMQRVLGEYIQCEEEQLAESPPITKRLREFNILLQPHTRQLRQ, encoded by the exons ATGACTGCGACAACCATCAGCATGGCAGCATGTTCCAGTGCTCCAACACATCCAAGGATAGAAATGAACCTCCTAGAATACCAGGTCTTGTGCTCCCAGCTGGACAACACTCAACAGGAGCTTGAAGATCTCAAGGAGAAGCTTCTTGCATCTGAGCCTACTGCCTATGCCCTGGACAAGCAGCTACAAAAACACC AATGTGAGCCGTACAAAGTCATCATGCAGCGTGTGCTGGGGGAGTACATCCAATGTGAGGAGGAGCAGCTGGCAGAAAGCCCACCTATCACCAAGAGGCTGAG GGAATTCAATATCTTACTTCAACCTCACACAAGACAACTGAGGCAATGA
- the LOC105942059 gene encoding neuroblastoma breakpoint family member 6-like protein isoform X2 produces MTATTISMAACSSAPTHPRIEMNLLEYQVLCSQLDNTQQELEDLKEKLLASEPTAYALDKQLQKHQRELCKVIMQPVLGENIQCEEEQLAESPAVTKRLREFKILLQPHTRQLRQ; encoded by the exons ATGACTGCGACAACCATCAGCATGGCAGCATGTTCCAGTGCTCCAACACATCCAAGGATAGAAATGAACCTCCTAGAATACCAGGTCTTGTGCTCCCAGCTGGACAACACTCAACAGGAGCTTGAAGATCTCAAGGAGAAGCTTCTTGCATCTGAGCCTACTGCCTATGCCCTGGACAAGCAGCTACAAAAACACC AACGTGAGCTGTGCAAAGTCATCATGCAGCCTGTGCTGGGGGAGAACATCCAATGTGAGGAGGAGCAGCTGGCTGAGAGCCCAGCTGTCACCAAGAGGCTGAG GGAATTCAAAATCTTACTCCAACCTCACACAAGACAACTGAGGCAATGA
- the LOC105942059 gene encoding uncharacterized protein LOC105942059 isoform X1 → MKAEAMGREICLYLNPSASQRSAQVDSPESCLNQGLWDRLSQGHHLAEHHAHKLSQDFHDHPKEQEQRSLAFLALSVNSEQPERQVNGVLLDSSAKRTVIGCSLSIEDSSQPEGVMFMNTQTLAATSVMSLTT, encoded by the exons ATGAAAGCAGAAGCCATGGGAAGGGAAATATGCCTCTATCTTAATCCATCAGCATCTCAAAGATCTGCTCAAGTGGACAGCCCTGAGAGCTGCCTGAACCAGGGCCTCTGGGATCGACTTTCTCAGGGACATCATCTGGCAGAGCACCACGCCCACAAGCTCAGTCAAG ATTTTCATGACCATCCAAAAGAGCAAGAACAACGATCCCTGGCATTTCTGGCCCTCAG TGTCAACAGTGAGCAACCTGAGAGGCAAGTGAATGGAGTCCTATTAGATTCATCAGCTAAAAG AACTGTGATTGGATGCTCCCTTTCTATTGAAGATTCCTCGCAACCCGAAGGGGTGATGTTCATGAACACTCAAACACTAGCAGCCACAAGTGTCATGTCTTTGACCACCTGA
- the LOC101532060 gene encoding LOW QUALITY PROTEIN: purine nucleoside phosphorylase LACC1-like (The sequence of the model RefSeq protein was modified relative to this genomic sequence to represent the inferred CDS: inserted 1 base in 1 codon), with protein sequence MESPCRCEHGDPCVSSGIGEVTSFGPLDSNEIQLRSQGCQVLIASHGRSDDQVGRKVFEEFMVLKDGRCSCDLKLNAQKNCHQRLLRALNAVKFHQAATDKFLCIMCCSSISCEKNGDHDDCELETSNGLSILLREFETDTNPSMAASLYTIKQKXDGKNLSSLKVILPLHWKALMKAFMDHLFTNVHNFEFEDLQMTSKESFLKQSPEVNVITAQKLEEIQNETETYLNSLPALKGELTIITSALIPDIFTHGITTRTGGTSYVPTLSSFNLFSSAKRRDPKAVVQETLYRLANTMGFNMKKFYWIRTDHGSDVWIMGRKKPSSFDGITTNQRGVTTAALAADCIPIVFADPVKKACGVDHAGWKGTLLGVAMALVHTMITEYGCHLEDIIAVLELSVGPCYFTLPRESANEFHNLHPACVRLLDSHFID encoded by the exons ATGGAGAGTCCTTGTCGATGTGAGCACGGGGATCCGTGTGTCTCAAGTGGGataggtgag GTGACCAGCTTTGGGCCTCTGGATTCCAATGAGATCCAACTCAGAAGTCAGGGGTGTCAGGTCCTAATAGCTTCCCACGGCAGATCAGATGATCAAGTCGGCAGAAAAGTCTTTGAAGAATTTATGGTATTGAAAGATGGCAGATGCAGTTGTGATTTGAAACTGAATGCTCAGAAAAACTGCCATCAGAGATTACTGAGGGCATTAAATGCTGTCAAATTCCACCAGGCTGCCACGGACAAATTCCTTTGCATAATGTGTTGCAGTTCCATCAGCTGTGAAAAGAATGGTGACCATGATGATTGTGAATTAGAAACAAGCAATGGATTATCAATTCTTTTGAGGGAATTTGAGACTGATACCAATCCCAGCATGGCTGCCTCATTATATACTATTAAAcaaa atgatggaaaaaatCTGAGCAGCCTTAAGGTCATTCTCCCCTTGCATTGGAAAGCATTAATGAAGGCCTTTATGGACCACCTCTTTACTAATGTTCACAATTTTGAGTTTGAAGATTTACAGATGACTTCGAAGGAGAGCTTCTTGAAACAATCCCCGGAAGTAAATGTGATTACAGCTCAAAAACTAGAAGAAATCCAGAATGAGACAGAAACGTATTTGAACAGTTTGCCAGCACTGAAGGGAGAATTAACTATTATCACATCTGCTTTGATCCCAGATATTTTCACACATGGAATTACAACAAGAACAGGTGGCACATCTTACGTACCAACCCTTAGCTCATTCAATCTCTTCAGTAGTGCCAAAAGGAGAGATCCCAAGGCAGTTGTTCAAGAAACTCTATATAGATTGGCAAATACTATGGGATTTAATATGAAGAAATTTTACTGGATAAGGACTGATCATGGTAGTGATGTCTGGATTATGGGAAGAAAGAAACCTTCATCTTTTGACGGAATAACTACAAATCAGAGAGGAGTCACAACAGCAGCCCTTGCTGCTGACTGTATCCCTATAGTTTTTGCAGATCCTGTCAAAAAAGCATGTGGAGTTGATCACGCTGGTTGGAAGGGTACTTTGTTAGGTGTTGCAATGGCCCTGGTACATACTATGATAACAGAGTATGGCTGTCATTTGGAAGATATTATTGCTGTGCTGGAACTTTCGGTAGGACCTTGCTATTTTACTCTTCCAAGGGAATCAGCAAATGAATTTCACAATCTTCATCCTGCATGTGTAAGACTGCTTGACTCACATTTCATAGACTGA